The Candidatus Zixiibacteriota bacterium genome window below encodes:
- the pseH gene encoding UDP-4-amino-4,6-dideoxy-N-acetyl-beta-L-altrosamine N-acetyltransferase, which produces MMHWHDKYLFRPIERRDLELVLKWRNSDRIRENMYTSHVISFDEHLKWFEKISTENKTLHFIFEVDNIPLGVVNITNIDNDNKKCVWGFYIGAENAPQGCGSAMGFFALEHLFEKLGFHRVVGEAFAFNADSVKYHKRLGFIEEGVFYDYVIKDEKYEDIVTLAILEDRWREIKPSLIKKFFERDG; this is translated from the coding sequence ATGATGCACTGGCATGATAAATATCTATTTAGGCCTATCGAACGCAGGGATTTGGAACTCGTCTTGAAATGGCGTAATAGTGATCGCATCCGTGAAAATATGTATACTTCGCATGTCATCTCCTTTGACGAACATCTGAAATGGTTCGAAAAAATTAGTACTGAGAATAAAACATTGCATTTCATTTTTGAAGTGGATAACATTCCTCTGGGGGTTGTCAATATAACCAATATTGATAATGATAATAAAAAATGCGTCTGGGGTTTTTATATAGGCGCGGAAAATGCTCCTCAGGGATGCGGATCGGCAATGGGATTTTTTGCCCTGGAGCATCTCTTTGAAAAACTCGGATTCCACCGCGTCGTTGGCGAGGCGTTCGCCTTTAATGCCGATAGCGTCAAATATCATAAACGACTGGGATTTATCGAGGAAGGCGTGTTTTATGATTACGTTATAAAAGATGAGAAATATGAGGATATCGTAACGCTGGCCATACTTGAAGACAGGTGGCGCGAAATAAAACCGTCATTGATTAAAAAATTCTTTGAAAGGGATGGTTAA
- the pseG gene encoding UDP-2,4-diacetamido-2,4,6-trideoxy-beta-L-altropyranose hydrolase gives MNVFIRTDASNQIGSGHVMRCLTLADFLHSRSNSVSFICRDHPDNMIEYIERKKYAVEVLSAPEYEKDLVKLGGYEKWLTVSTEFDSEQTSQILSKYSRIDWLVVDHYALDESWHKAVRQYSKKIMVIDDLANRKYDCDLILDQNLNGNMNGRYGELVSEKCIRLIGPEFALLRPEFSDVKRLLKEHDGSIKNILIFLGGVDNDNLTARAIEAVTQCDSKDLHVDVIVGMNNSYYEEIREICNNLKSCEIYRNVNNMAELMARADLAIGAAGTTSWERTWLGMPSIVVVLAENQKSGAEALHRAGAAWNLGFHTDVTSAKIRSAIEFAVANPNETIAMSKRALNLLGDDPRPGVEKVYDAMKEVHDALA, from the coding sequence GTGAATGTTTTTATTCGGACTGACGCGTCAAATCAAATCGGCAGCGGGCATGTCATGCGTTGCCTGACACTGGCTGATTTTCTTCATTCTCGAAGTAACTCAGTTAGTTTTATTTGTCGGGATCATCCGGATAATATGATTGAATATATTGAACGGAAAAAATATGCGGTGGAAGTTCTTTCCGCACCTGAATATGAAAAGGATTTGGTAAAATTAGGCGGTTATGAAAAATGGCTGACGGTATCGACTGAGTTTGACTCGGAGCAGACTTCACAAATTCTCTCAAAGTATTCCCGGATTGACTGGCTGGTCGTCGATCATTACGCGCTGGATGAAAGCTGGCATAAGGCCGTCAGGCAATATAGTAAAAAAATAATGGTCATCGACGACCTGGCCAATAGAAAATATGATTGCGATTTAATCCTGGATCAAAACCTCAATGGAAATATGAACGGCAGGTATGGGGAATTGGTATCCGAAAAATGTATCAGATTAATCGGACCCGAGTTCGCGCTCTTGCGGCCGGAATTTAGCGACGTAAAAAGATTATTAAAAGAACATGATGGCTCCATAAAAAATATACTAATCTTTCTTGGCGGCGTGGATAACGATAATCTGACAGCCAGAGCTATCGAAGCGGTCACACAATGCGATTCGAAGGATTTGCATGTTGATGTCATCGTCGGAATGAACAACTCGTATTATGAAGAAATAAGGGAAATCTGTAATAATCTGAAATCATGCGAGATTTATCGGAATGTTAATAACATGGCAGAACTGATGGCGCGAGCCGACCTGGCAATCGGCGCGGCCGGGACAACGTCGTGGGAACGCACCTGGCTGGGTATGCCGTCAATAGTCGTAGTGCTGGCCGAAAATCAAAAAAGTGGGGCCGAGGCTTTGCACCGGGCGGGAGCGGCCTGGAATCTCGGTTTTCATACCGATGTCACGTCGGCGAAAATCAGAAGCGCCATTGAATTTGCCGTCGCAAATCCCAATGAGACAATAGCCATGAGCAAACGAGCCTTAAACCTGCTCGGTGATGATCCTCGTCCGGGAGTCGAAAAAGTCTATGACGCCATGAAGGAAGTGCATGATGCACTGGCATGA